A window of Candidatus Woesearchaeota archaeon contains these coding sequences:
- a CDS encoding peptidylprolyl isomerase gives MKGSFGRMHFLILTILAISVSSFGCTSSNGIKSGERVRLETNMGDIVIELYPDMPVTAGNFKKLAEDGFYNGVIFHRVMNGFMIQGGDPTGTGYGGPGYSIKDEFTTHNKNSRGTIAMANSGPNTGGSQFFINLVDNTHLNSKHPVFGEVVQGMNVVDAIAGVPVNSANKPLTEVKILRAEIVR, from the coding sequence ATGAAGGGAAGTTTTGGCAGAATGCATTTTTTGATTCTTACAATTTTAGCAATAAGCGTGTCCTCTTTTGGATGCACAAGCAGTAATGGGATAAAATCCGGAGAAAGGGTGCGCCTTGAGACAAATATGGGCGATATTGTTATTGAGCTCTACCCTGACATGCCTGTTACAGCGGGAAATTTCAAGAAGCTTGCAGAGGATGGTTTCTATAATGGGGTAATATTTCACCGAGTAATGAACGGCTTCATGATTCAGGGAGGAGACCCAACTGGGACAGGATACGGCGGCCCGGGCTATTCAATAAAGGACGAGTTCACCACCCACAATAAAAACAGCCGGGGCACAATAGCGATGGCTAACTCAGGCCCGAACACAGGCGGAAGCCAGTTCTTCATAAACCTTGTGGACAATACTCATCTCAACTCAAAGCACCCTGTCTTCGGCGAGGTTGTGCAAGGTATGAATGTTGTTGACGCAATTGCAGGTGTTCCTGTCAATTCCGCGAACAAGCCGCTCACTGAAGTGAAGATACTCCGTGCTGAAATTGTGCGATAG
- a CDS encoding deoxynucleoside kinase, giving the protein MAEKPFVAEFAGPPKSGKSTIIERIKYLIPLSISIIKEVSLDCPVEKKKTLKYMEWSANEIINRLMYSEEIIKRQIVLIDCGIVSQLALLEAFMISGRIRENEIQNYNFIREHLQMNLRRENILFYIKMNHDKELSRIRDYKIPSGAIINGDFLLKFNMAYEKIISELKSEKQIKIFEINGELEPEKNAEFAKDNLIREYRNFIKKR; this is encoded by the coding sequence ATGGCGGAAAAACCCTTTGTTGCGGAATTTGCAGGCCCTCCCAAATCAGGCAAGTCAACTATTATTGAAAGGATAAAATACCTTATCCCGCTGAGCATTTCAATCATAAAGGAAGTTTCCCTTGACTGCCCAGTTGAGAAGAAAAAGACCCTGAAATACATGGAATGGTCTGCCAATGAGATAATAAACCGGCTTATGTATTCTGAGGAGATTATAAAAAGGCAGATTGTCCTTATTGACTGCGGCATTGTGAGCCAGCTTGCGCTTCTTGAGGCGTTCATGATTTCAGGGAGGATAAGGGAGAATGAGATTCAGAATTACAATTTCATAAGGGAGCATCTGCAGATGAATCTCAGAAGGGAAAATATTCTTTTTTACATAAAGATGAACCATGACAAAGAGCTTTCAAGGATAAGGGATTACAAGATTCCGAGCGGCGCGATAATAAACGGGGATTTCCTCCTGAAGTTCAACATGGCTTATGAAAAGATAATTTCTGAGCTTAAGTCGGAAAAGCAGATAAAAATTTTTGAAATAAACGGCGAGCTTGAGCCTGAGAAAAACGCTGAGTTCGCAAAAGATAATTTGATAAGGGAATACCGCAATTTTATTAAAAAGAGATGA